Proteins encoded together in one Lathyrus oleraceus cultivar Zhongwan6 chromosome 5, CAAS_Psat_ZW6_1.0, whole genome shotgun sequence window:
- the LOC127083062 gene encoding mitotic spindle checkpoint protein MAD2, producing MAAKTVTKDIITLRGSAAIVSEFFGYAANSILYNRGVYPEETFVKVKKYGLPMLLTEDEGVKSFITNLTAQLSEWLEAGKLQRIVLVIMSKSTGEVLERWNFSIETDNEVVEKGVSREKSDKEIMREIQAIMRQIASSITYLPCLDEPCVFDVLAYTDTDVAVPFTWIESDPKLIENPQMVKLHSFDTKIHKVDTLVSYKNDEWDEQ from the exons ATGGCCGCTAAAACAGTTACCAAAGACATAATCACTCTTCGTGGTTCTGCAGCAATCGTTAGCGAGTTCTTCG GTTATGCTGCAAACAG TATCCTTTACAACCGAGGTGTTTATCCAGAAGAAACGTTTGTGAAGGTGAAGAAATATGGCCTTCCAATGTTGCTTACTGAAGATGAGGGTGTTAAATCTTTTATAACCAATTTAACTGCTCAGCTTTCTG AATGGCTTGAAGCTGGCAAGTTACAGAGGATTGTCCTTGTTATAATGAGCAAGTCTACTGGTGAAGTTCTTGAAAGGTGGAACTTCAGCATTGAGACAGATAATGAGGTTGTTGAGAAGGGTGTGTCAAGGGAGAAGAGTGACAAGGAAATCATGAGAGAGATACAAGCCATTATGAGGCAGATTGCTTCTAGTATCACCTATTTGCCTTGCCTGGATGAACCAT GTGTTTTTGATGTGTTAGCATATACCGACACAGACGTGGCAGTTCCATTCACTTGGATTGAGAGTGATCCAAAGCTGATTGAAAATCCGCAAATGGTGAAATTGCATTCCTTTGATACTAAG ATTCACAAGGTTGACACACTTGTATCATACAAGAATGACGAATGGGATGAGCAGTAA